In Archocentrus centrarchus isolate MPI-CPG fArcCen1 chromosome 21, fArcCen1, whole genome shotgun sequence, the following are encoded in one genomic region:
- the stx19 gene encoding LOW QUALITY PROTEIN: syntaxin-19 (The sequence of the model RefSeq protein was modified relative to this genomic sequence to represent the inferred CDS: substituted 1 base at 1 genomic stop codon), with protein sequence MRDRLTELQQKTQEFSAVTTENTNPFSADDGDDDSVVLGVIKPQAVVFEEEPVIQDFLSEVEHIRDDLAVLESEVLKFTQQQKTLVATMRRFSVMKKESSITRDIKLQAESLHRRLDNLSKQVQRTKEQGPTAVLTRIQGLQHAALHRRFQQVMREYNEGLLTKQERCKHFIIRQLEVSGKNVTEEEVDEMVATGKWEVFNENLLNDPNHTDTISEIDSDTRXGEHKQLLSLENNMKELRDLFVDIFMVVEEQGAFIEHIQTNVERTQDYVAATNEKFKTAARYKKKNPIRQLCCCCCPPWRCCL encoded by the exons ATGAGAGACAGATTGACAGAATTGCAGCAGAAAACTCAAGAGTTTTCTGCGGTTACAACTGAGAACACCAATCCTTTCTCAGcggatgatggtgatgatgactCTGTGGTGCTTGGGGTCATAAAGCCACAAGCTGTGGTGTTTGAGGAGGAGCCAGtcattcaggattttctgtCAGAGGTTGAGCATATACGAGATGACCTTGCAGTGCTGGAATCAGAG GTCCTTAAGTTCACTCAACAGCAAAAGACCTTGGTGGCAACCATGCGCCGTTtcagtgtgatgaagaaagagaGCAGCATAACACGAGACATAAAGCTCCAGGCTGAAAGCCTCCACCGCCGTTTAGACAACCTTTCAAAACAGGTCCAAAGAACTAAGGAGCAAGGACCCACAGCTGTTTTAACAAGAATACAAGGCTTGCAACATGCAGCACTGCACCGCCGATTCCAGCAG GTAATGCGTGAGTATAATGAAGGCCTGCTGACCAAGCAAGAGCGCTGTAAGCACTTCATTATCCGGCAGCTGGAGGTATCAGGAAAaaatgtgacagaggaggaggtggatgagATGGTTGCCACAGGAAAATGGGAGGTCTTCAATGAGAACCTGCTGAATGATCCgaatcacacagacacaatatCTGAGATTGACAGCGACACAAGGTGAGGGGAGCACAAACAA TTGTTGAGCCTGGAGAACAATATGAAGGAACTGCGGGATCTCTTCGTGGACATTTTCATGGTGGTGGAGGAACAGGGGGCCTTTATTGAACACATCCAGACCAATGTAGAGAGGACACAGGATTATGTGGCTGCAACTAATGAGAAgttcaagacagctgccaggTATAAGAAGAAGAACCCAATTCGTCAgctttgctgttgctgttgccCTCCTTGGAGATGCTGCTTGTAA